A stretch of Lathyrus oleraceus cultivar Zhongwan6 chromosome 6, CAAS_Psat_ZW6_1.0, whole genome shotgun sequence DNA encodes these proteins:
- the LOC127093290 gene encoding amino acid permease 1, whose protein sequence is MSITKAVMDLEVDDDGRIKRTGNMWTATTHIITVVIGAGVLALAWAMAQLGWIAGIFSVVLFASISLFTYNLVADCYRSPDPINGKRNYTYMQAVKVYLGGRMYVICGIFVYAKLAGITVGYTITSSRSLAAIGKTVCFRNKGHQANCTSSYNPYMIGFGIFQLFLSQIPNFHTLTWLSSIAAITSFGYVLIAIGLSFSALISGKGAPTSIFGTKVGPELSAADKIWRTCSSFGNIALACNYATVIYDIMDTLRSTPSESKQMKKANLTGLSTMTIIFLLCSCLGYAAFGDKTPGNIFAGFYEPYWLVAIGEMCIVIHMVGAYQVR, encoded by the exons ATGAGCATCACTAAAGCTGTAATGGATCTTGAAGTAGATGACGATGGCAGAATCAAGAGAACTG GTAATATGTGGACTGCTACAACACATATAATAACAGTGGTAATTGGAGCAGGAGTGTTGGCTTTAGCATGGGCCATGGCCCAATTAGGATGGATAGCTGGTATATTCAGTGTAGTGCTTTTTGCATCTATATCTCTCTTTACTTACAATCTTGTAGCCGATTGCTATAGATCTCCAGACCCAATCAATGGAAAACGAAATTATACTTACATGCAAGCTGTTAAGGTCTACTTAG GTGGAAGGATGTATGTGATTTGTGGAATATTTGTGTATGCAAAGCTAGCTGGAATAACAGTGGGCTACACAATAACTTCATCTAGAAGTTTGGC AGCAATAGGAAAAACAGTTTGCTTCCGTAATAAAGGACATCAAGCAAACTGCACAAGTTCTTATAATCCATACATGATTGGTTTTGGGATATTTCAGCTTTTCTTGTCTCAAATTCCAAACTTTCACACATTGACATGGCTCTCATCAATTGCCGCAATTACATCATTTGGTTATGTATTAATTGCAATTGGTCTTTCTTTTTCTGCACTTATTTCAG GAAAAGGTGCACCAACCAGCATATTTGGAACAAAAGTAGGGCCAGAATTATCTGCTGCAGATAAAATTTGGAGGACTTGTAGTTCATTCGGAAACATAGCACTTGCTTGCAATTATGCCACGGTTATCTACGACATAATG gaTACATTAAGGTCAACTCCATCAGAAAGCAAACAAATGAAAAAGGCTAACTTAACGGGGCTTTCAACAATGACAATAATATTCCTATTATGTAGTTGTCTTGGCTATGCCGCTTTTGGTGATAAAACACCGGGAAACATTTTTGCTGGATTTTATGAACCTTACTGGTTGGTTGCAATTGGAGAAATGTGTATAGTTATCCACATGGTTGGAGCATATCAGGTTAGATAA